In Patescibacteria group bacterium, a single genomic region encodes these proteins:
- a CDS encoding nitrilase-related carbon-nitrogen hydrolase, which yields MLFLLPILSAALLLAAFPPLELSWCVYIAIIPLLVFIDRAKNTRTICIGAGVTGFLYGIFTLFPLASTNAWWWLEQSSLLFQHKELALYGFLALLALIGDVPFFILFSLAYKRIFAKDSPIRHWFVQILFVAACWTILEYARSFVPGGIAWQELGISLAPQEYIRQFAHLVGIYGLGFFAVAMNICLYRWSLEWRRPRHFMASLLAFLAIWSYGYYRINAEPLGDPVRVAAIHSTLTTQEESVGLVGFRYYEKAVETALAAGANLVVLPENAVSFVVIDENTMLPLGYELPSSTIKAVYDKILGWSTAHPKKVFLIGLHSKKDEHLFNSVAYIEAGQLRQLYHKRHLLPLSEGDFSSASVGGGQVDSFVFETGLGRISPLICSEVLYSDATSRRASADLVTISGNDAIFGSDIVARRGRQVTLLRAVQSGKYFIVSTKGLESAIIDPLGEFINTSTDPSVVMADIRIRR from the coding sequence ATGTTGTTTTTACTCCCTATTTTGTCAGCCGCACTGTTACTCGCTGCTTTCCCGCCGCTCGAGCTCAGCTGGTGTGTGTATATTGCGATCATTCCGCTTCTCGTCTTCATCGATCGCGCCAAAAATACGCGGACGATATGCATCGGTGCCGGCGTGACAGGTTTTTTGTACGGTATCTTCACGCTGTTTCCGTTGGCGAGCACGAACGCATGGTGGTGGCTGGAGCAAAGCAGTCTGCTCTTTCAACACAAAGAGCTCGCTCTCTATGGATTTCTCGCTCTTCTCGCGTTGATTGGCGACGTGCCGTTCTTTATTTTATTTTCACTTGCATACAAACGCATCTTTGCCAAAGACTCCCCTATTCGCCACTGGTTCGTGCAGATTTTGTTCGTCGCGGCGTGTTGGACGATCCTCGAATATGCGCGGTCGTTTGTCCCGGGCGGCATCGCCTGGCAAGAGCTCGGTATTAGTCTGGCACCGCAGGAATATATTCGACAATTCGCGCACCTCGTCGGTATCTACGGACTCGGATTTTTTGCGGTGGCGATGAATATCTGCTTGTATCGATGGAGCTTGGAATGGCGCCGACCGCGCCACTTTATGGCCAGCCTACTCGCTTTTTTGGCGATATGGTCCTATGGGTATTATCGAATCAATGCTGAGCCGCTCGGTGATCCCGTTCGGGTGGCAGCTATCCATTCTACACTCACTACACAAGAAGAAAGTGTGGGCTTGGTCGGGTTTCGTTACTATGAAAAAGCCGTAGAAACCGCTTTGGCGGCAGGGGCGAATCTTGTCGTGCTTCCGGAAAATGCTGTTTCGTTTGTTGTCATTGATGAAAACACGATGCTCCCTCTCGGATACGAACTGCCAAGCTCGACAATAAAAGCGGTATACGACAAAATACTTGGCTGGTCGACTGCTCATCCGAAAAAAGTGTTTCTGATCGGTCTGCACAGCAAAAAAGATGAACACTTGTTCAATTCAGTGGCGTATATCGAAGCCGGACAGCTTCGACAGCTCTATCACAAGCGCCACCTCCTGCCTCTCTCTGAAGGAGACTTTAGTTCCGCATCGGTCGGTGGTGGTCAGGTGGACTCCTTTGTGTTTGAGACAGGTTTGGGACGCATTTCCCCGCTGATTTGTTCGGAGGTCTTGTATTCGGATGCTACTTCGCGACGCGCCAGTGCAGATCTCGTGACGATCAGTGGCAATGATGCTATTTTTGGTTCCGACATTGTGGCGCGTCGCGGCCGACAGGTCACTCTTCTGCGTGCGGTTCAGTCTGGCAAGTACTTTATTGTGTCTACGAAGGGTTTGGAGTCTGCGATCATTGATCCTCTCGGAGAATTCATCAACACATCGACCGATCCG
- a CDS encoding IPT/TIG domain-containing protein: MARFSAKHFLLAAVVLFLLPRITLANDPVFTRTLRIGDFGADVQLLQQKLNTDSETRVAEDGPGSPGQETALFGMRTQAAVIRFQEKNAEKILAPLGLSSGTGVVGEATRRVLNEVFAQTKTPVLTTPVTNTAPAPTTSATTPVEKTDLYITFPSSYYGPRGSKLTLAGNGFTKTGNTLYLGPNFSISNIPSSGGASLTATIPNDAPYGKHVIWVENANGKTLNTSFYVVTKEGSAPPTITSVSPESGLYGQQVTVHGKNFAPKGNEILTNYHIIKEVPSPDGTTLTFSVAPFPEIPQLQVGVDLKRGIEAAMTFYVVNENGVSNKEKPGKFTIKI, encoded by the coding sequence ATGGCTAGATTTTCTGCAAAACACTTTTTGCTTGCCGCTGTCGTGCTTTTTCTTTTGCCCAGAATAACCCTCGCCAACGATCCGGTCTTCACTCGGACACTACGGATCGGTGATTTTGGTGCAGATGTACAGCTATTGCAACAGAAATTAAACACTGACAGCGAAACACGTGTCGCGGAAGATGGTCCTGGATCTCCGGGACAAGAGACGGCGCTGTTTGGTATGCGGACACAGGCAGCCGTGATCCGTTTTCAAGAAAAAAATGCCGAGAAGATACTGGCACCGCTCGGATTGAGTAGCGGTACAGGAGTAGTGGGGGAAGCGACCAGACGAGTCTTGAATGAAGTGTTTGCTCAAACAAAAACTCCGGTTCTCACCACGCCAGTAACGAACACGGCACCCGCACCGACAACCTCTGCGACAACGCCTGTCGAAAAAACCGACCTGTATATCACCTTCCCCTCGAGCTACTACGGACCACGAGGTTCCAAACTCACACTCGCCGGCAACGGCTTCACCAAGACAGGAAATACCCTTTATCTTGGCCCTAATTTCAGTATTTCAAACATACCGTCGAGCGGCGGAGCGAGTCTCACCGCGACGATTCCCAATGACGCACCATATGGCAAACACGTCATTTGGGTGGAAAATGCCAACGGCAAGACCCTCAACACGAGCTTCTACGTCGTGACGAAAGAAGGATCTGCGCCACCGACGATCACCAGCGTCAGCCCTGAAAGCGGCCTCTATGGACAACAAGTGACCGTCCACGGCAAGAACTTCGCACCGAAGGGGAATGAGATTTTGACAAACTATCATATAATAAAAGAAGTTCCTTCTCCGGATGGAACAACACTCACGTTCTCTGTCGCGCCATTCCCCGAGATCCCGCAACTACAAGTCGGAGTCGACTTGAAGAGGGGCATCGAAGCAGCGATGACATTCTACGTTGTGAACGAGAATGGTGTAAGCAACAAAGAAAAGCCGGGGAAGTTTACGATCAAAATCTAA
- a CDS encoding PrgI family protein, translating to MRFQVPQFIEVEDKIIGPLTIKQFIYIAGGAGMCFVLIRYLGLLFGIMAALPVGAFALALAFYHPNERQTFILFVENVFKYFVGKKLYIWKKQDKKPVARTTEEREASSDLDNLYVPRLADSKLKDMTWSLDVKTKELANPVTKNNKQV from the coding sequence ATGCGATTTCAAGTTCCACAATTCATCGAGGTGGAGGACAAAATCATTGGTCCGCTGACCATCAAGCAATTCATCTACATCGCCGGTGGGGCAGGTATGTGCTTTGTGCTCATCCGTTACCTTGGACTGCTCTTCGGCATCATGGCAGCCCTCCCGGTGGGTGCCTTTGCCCTCGCCCTCGCTTTCTACCACCCAAACGAACGCCAAACCTTCATTCTTTTCGTCGAAAACGTCTTCAAATATTTCGTTGGCAAAAAACTCTATATCTGGAAGAAGCAGGACAAGAAGCCGGTAGCTAGGACAACCGAGGAGCGCGAGGCGAGTAGTGATCTCGATAATCTCTACGTACCCCGCCTCGCCGACAGCAAGCTGAAAGACATGACCTGGAGCCTGGATGTAAAGACCAAGGAGCTCGCCAACCCCGTCACGAAGAACAACAAACAAGTATAA
- a CDS encoding DUF87 domain-containing protein, protein MGLFSNIFNKKGGGDAEMKASILPQDIYNAAALDLKDVIAPSALKVSPRSLNLGEKLVRTFFVISYPRYLSEGWFSPIINLDKIFDISIFIHPIDTAQVLRQFQKKVAEVSSQIHGRERKGLVRDPMLDTAYQDLESLRDNLMQAQEKLFDVGLYISIYGDTEQDLDKIESEIKSILEAKLIYLRPALFQQEQGLRSVLPIATDELNVLSKLNSSPLSSLFPFTSFDLTSDKGILYGINRHNSSLVLFDRFSLENYNSITFAKSGSGKSYCTKLEILRTLMFDTEVIVIDPEKEYEYMAQATGGKYFNISLNSPHHINPFDLPTPREDESAADVLRSNIINLVGIFRIMLSGLTPEEDAIIDRAITETYALKDITPDADLTKVEAPLMSDFELVLAGMQGAESLVQRLTKYTRGTWSGFLNKPTNVDINNKFIVFSLRDMEEELKPVAMYIVTHFIWNAVRKNLRKRLLVIDEAWWMMKSEDTASFLLSLAKRGRKYYLGLATITQDVDDFLKSPYGLPIITNSSIQILLKQSPTSIDKLQATFNLTDEEKFLLLESSVGEGLFFVGLKHVAIKIIASYTEDQIITSDPSQILAIQKAKAELSASTDGREGGGAAK, encoded by the coding sequence ATGGGACTTTTCTCAAACATATTCAACAAGAAGGGGGGCGGGGATGCCGAGATGAAGGCGTCGATTTTGCCGCAGGATATCTACAATGCTGCTGCCCTCGACCTGAAAGATGTCATCGCTCCTTCTGCGCTCAAGGTGAGCCCTCGTTCGCTCAACCTCGGCGAAAAGCTCGTCCGCACGTTCTTTGTCATTTCGTACCCTCGATACCTCTCCGAAGGTTGGTTTTCGCCGATCATCAACCTCGACAAGATCTTCGATATTTCTATTTTTATTCACCCAATCGACACCGCGCAAGTACTCCGCCAATTCCAGAAAAAGGTGGCTGAGGTATCGAGCCAGATTCACGGCCGCGAGCGCAAAGGTCTCGTCCGCGACCCAATGCTCGACACCGCATACCAAGACCTCGAATCGCTTCGTGACAATCTCATGCAAGCCCAAGAAAAACTCTTTGATGTCGGTCTCTATATCTCTATCTACGGCGACACGGAGCAAGATCTCGACAAGATCGAGAGCGAAATCAAGTCGATCCTCGAAGCGAAACTTATCTACCTCCGCCCAGCACTCTTCCAGCAAGAGCAGGGCTTGCGTAGCGTATTACCAATCGCAACCGACGAGCTGAACGTGCTTTCGAAACTCAATTCATCGCCGCTCTCCAGCCTTTTCCCGTTCACCTCTTTCGACCTCACTTCTGACAAAGGCATTTTGTATGGCATCAACCGCCACAACTCTTCACTCGTGCTTTTCGACCGTTTCTCCCTCGAAAACTACAACTCCATTACCTTCGCGAAGTCCGGTTCTGGAAAATCATACTGTACGAAGCTCGAAATTCTTCGAACACTGATGTTTGACACCGAGGTGATCGTCATCGACCCAGAAAAAGAATACGAGTACATGGCCCAGGCCACGGGAGGAAAGTACTTCAACATCTCGCTCAATTCGCCGCACCACATTAACCCTTTCGACCTGCCGACACCGCGCGAGGATGAATCCGCGGCAGACGTGCTCCGCTCAAACATCATCAACCTGGTGGGTATTTTCCGTATCATGCTTAGTGGCCTCACTCCGGAGGAGGACGCGATCATCGACCGCGCCATCACTGAAACCTACGCACTCAAAGACATCACCCCCGATGCCGACCTCACCAAAGTCGAGGCGCCGCTCATGTCCGACTTTGAGCTCGTGCTCGCCGGCATGCAGGGAGCGGAGTCACTCGTGCAACGCCTCACCAAATACACCCGCGGCACTTGGTCGGGCTTCCTCAACAAGCCAACCAACGTTGACATCAACAACAAATTCATCGTCTTCTCCCTCCGCGACATGGAAGAGGAGCTCAAGCCGGTAGCGATGTACATTGTCACACACTTCATTTGGAACGCGGTGCGCAAAAATCTCCGCAAGCGCCTGCTCGTGATCGACGAGGCATGGTGGATGATGAAGTCCGAAGATACGGCTTCATTCCTGCTTAGTTTGGCAAAACGAGGCCGAAAATACTATCTCGGACTCGCTACCATCACCCAGGACGTGGACGACTTTTTGAAGTCTCCGTACGGCTTGCCGATTATCACCAACTCTTCCATTCAGATCCTCTTGAAACAGTCGCCGACCTCGATCGACAAGCTCCAAGCGACCTTCAACCTCACCGACGAGGAAAAATTCTTGCTCCTCGAATCCAGTGTCGGCGAAGGTCTCTTCTTCGTGGGCCTAAAACATGTCGCGATCAAGATTATTGCCTCATACACCGAGGACCAGATCATCACTTCCGACCCATCGCAGATTTTGGCCATCCAGAAGGCCAAGGCCGAACTTTCTGCGAGCACCGACGGGAGAGAGGGCGGGGGAGCGGCGAAATAA
- a CDS encoding YidC/Oxa1 family membrane protein insertase: protein MSYLYHTFFYDPLYNGLIFLINTLPQWADFGVAIVVFTVIVKLILFPLSRKAVLSQMKMKELEPRINELKAKYKDPAEQSMQTMKLYKESGINPFSSILLIFIQIPIILALYQIFYSGGLPKIDASLLYSFIHSPELVTMKLWFIDITKKSWELALLAAITQFFQIKYSMPVTKKDPNVAPSFGTDLAHAMSTQMKYVLPVIVFFASYSINAGIAIYWTTSNVFAIGQELFIRRKK from the coding sequence ATGAGTTACCTCTACCATACGTTTTTCTACGACCCGTTGTACAACGGGCTTATTTTTCTCATCAACACCCTTCCACAGTGGGCAGATTTCGGTGTGGCTATTGTGGTATTTACGGTGATTGTGAAGCTCATCCTCTTTCCCCTCTCTCGCAAGGCGGTTTTGAGCCAAATGAAGATGAAGGAGCTTGAGCCGCGGATCAATGAGCTCAAGGCGAAATACAAAGATCCAGCTGAGCAGTCGATGCAGACCATGAAGCTCTACAAAGAGTCGGGTATCAACCCGTTTTCGAGCATCCTGCTTATTTTTATCCAAATCCCGATCATCCTCGCGCTCTACCAGATCTTCTATAGCGGCGGCTTGCCAAAGATCGACGCCTCCCTGCTCTATTCATTCATCCACTCCCCTGAGTTGGTCACCATGAAGCTTTGGTTCATCGATATTACAAAGAAAAGTTGGGAACTCGCCCTCTTGGCGGCGATCACACAGTTTTTTCAGATCAAATATTCAATGCCAGTCACCAAAAAAGATCCAAACGTAGCGCCGTCTTTTGGTACAGACCTGGCGCATGCCATGAGTACGCAGATGAAGTATGTCCTCCCTGTCATCGTCTTCTTTGCCTCATACAGTATCAATGCTGGTATCGCTATTTATTGGACCACGAGCAACGTCTTCGCTATTGGTCAGGAGCTATTTATTCGTCGGAAGAAGTAG
- a CDS encoding ribonuclease P protein component — protein MLPKTQRVTKTLFPELLGKGVFCSSATFSARLLPSPTLKCSVVVSKKAAGTAVLRNRIKRRFAAALENVLAEVRKNGSLKAPFSGAFFVRVPGGKGVGGATKAAKELPLPEIEAEIRLLLKKVKLV, from the coding sequence ATGCTCCCAAAGACTCAACGAGTCACAAAAACGCTCTTCCCCGAATTGCTCGGAAAGGGTGTTTTTTGTTCCTCAGCGACCTTTTCAGCACGTCTTTTGCCGTCCCCTACCTTGAAATGCTCCGTCGTAGTCTCAAAGAAGGCGGCTGGCACAGCTGTGCTGCGCAATCGGATCAAGCGACGCTTCGCCGCCGCGCTGGAGAATGTGCTGGCAGAAGTGCGAAAAAATGGCTCACTAAAGGCTCCTTTTAGCGGCGCCTTCTTTGTGAGAGTGCCTGGTGGCAAGGGTGTGGGAGGTGCGACCAAGGCTGCAAAAGAGCTGCCTTTGCCTGAAATCGAGGCCGAGATTCGCCTGCTTCTCAAAAAAGTGAAATTAGTCTAG
- the rpmH gene encoding 50S ribosomal protein L34: protein MSFTYHPKKRKRAKTHGFLVRGRTSGGKRVLARRRLKGRKKLSVKKSGKA, encoded by the coding sequence ATGTCATTCACATATCATCCAAAGAAGCGAAAGCGCGCGAAGACCCACGGCTTCCTCGTACGAGGCCGAACTTCGGGCGGCAAGCGTGTGCTCGCTCGACGACGACTCAAGGGACGCAAGAAGCTCTCCGTGAAGAAGAGCGGAAAGGCTTAA
- the dnaA gene encoding chromosomal replication initiator protein DnaA: MDYKQMWDKVLVEIELAISKATFITWFSNTHIQKIDDGTVHLHVPNVFAKDWISNKYHKQILKNLRGQNETIRAMAYVIAKEDGTRKKVEEPPKAPFNPTTQLPLSDVQINKDDNLNPRYTFDTLIVGSFNELAHAASQAIIKKPGQAYNPFFIYGNTGHGKTHLVQSIGNYIKTHYAGKKVYYLTSEKFGQECINALQTNKMNLFKEKYRKYDVIIMDDVQFFSNKDKIQEELFHLFNFFFDNNRQIIFSADKHPNFIANVEDRLRSRFSSGMLVELPYPDLESRTAILKAKASQSGFTLNDETAEYLASSVEGNIRELEGALNSIICQAQLKGKDLSMLEIKNLVKNSAKPKKTIAAKDIIKIIADYYNIDEASIYDKTRRKEVVRPRQMVMYILREDCSVSYPSIGQKLGGRDHTTVIHSCEKIKHEIKTDTTLMQELNQIRALL, encoded by the coding sequence ATGGACTACAAGCAAATGTGGGATAAAGTATTGGTTGAGATTGAGCTTGCTATCTCAAAGGCTACATTCATCACTTGGTTCTCCAACACCCACATCCAAAAGATCGACGATGGCACCGTCCACCTCCATGTCCCAAACGTCTTCGCGAAAGATTGGATCAGCAACAAGTATCACAAACAGATCCTGAAGAACCTCCGAGGGCAGAACGAGACCATCAGGGCGATGGCCTACGTCATTGCCAAAGAGGACGGCACGCGCAAGAAGGTAGAGGAGCCACCGAAGGCACCGTTTAATCCCACCACCCAACTGCCGCTCAGCGACGTTCAGATCAACAAGGACGACAACCTCAACCCGCGCTACACCTTCGACACGCTCATCGTCGGTAGCTTCAACGAACTCGCCCACGCCGCCTCACAAGCCATCATCAAGAAGCCCGGGCAGGCATACAACCCCTTCTTCATCTATGGCAACACCGGTCACGGCAAGACCCACCTCGTGCAGTCGATAGGGAACTACATCAAAACCCACTACGCTGGGAAAAAAGTGTACTACCTCACCTCAGAAAAGTTTGGCCAGGAGTGCATCAATGCCCTTCAGACCAACAAAATGAATCTCTTCAAGGAGAAGTATCGCAAGTACGATGTCATCATCATGGATGATGTGCAATTCTTCTCCAACAAAGACAAGATCCAGGAGGAGCTTTTCCATTTGTTCAATTTCTTCTTCGACAACAACCGCCAGATCATTTTCTCGGCCGACAAGCACCCCAACTTCATCGCCAATGTCGAAGACCGCCTCCGCTCACGCTTCAGCTCAGGCATGCTGGTGGAGCTGCCATACCCGGATCTCGAGTCTCGTACAGCCATTTTGAAGGCCAAGGCATCACAGAGCGGCTTTACGCTCAATGATGAGACCGCCGAGTATCTTGCATCTTCTGTTGAGGGTAATATTCGCGAGCTTGAGGGTGCGCTCAACTCAATCATTTGCCAGGCCCAGCTAAAAGGGAAGGACCTCAGCATGTTGGAGATCAAAAACTTGGTAAAAAACAGTGCGAAGCCAAAGAAAACGATTGCCGCGAAGGATATTATCAAAATTATCGCCGACTACTACAACATCGACGAGGCAAGCATCTACGACAAGACCCGCCGAAAGGAGGTGGTGCGCCCTCGACAGATGGTTATGTACATTTTGCGAGAGGATTGTAGTGTCTCGTACCCTTCGATCGGCCAAAAGCTCGGCGGGCGAGACCACACGACCGTCATCCACTCGTGCGAGAAGATCAAACACGAGATTAAGACCGACACGACCCTGATGCAGGAATTGAATCAGATTCGAGCTCTTCTTTAA
- the dnaN gene encoding DNA polymerase III subunit beta, with the protein MRIECVREKFAAAVQKAERVTGKNLTLPVLKCLYLKAERGNLLIRATNLDLGIEINLPVKVEIPGSVAIPGAVLSSFLQQVRNDKNIILETIDGNLSVSTQNNSTLIKALPHDDFPTVPVFMKENSLTLAPKEFVRGLKAVWYASGTSQVKPELSSVYVFADQDELVFVATDSFRLAEKRVRVKKAQDFSHVLIPFKNVTEIMRILEEIDEDVEISFDKNQIAFSSSNVYLTSRLIDGSFPDYKQIIPKEHKTEATLLKEDLVNSLKMAHIFSDKFNQVSLSVTPSKKAFEMKTKNAEVGENVNKLKANLTGEDIDMNFNHKYVTDCFQSIDSDSITLHFNGPSRPVVLRGVSDKTFLYLVMPMNR; encoded by the coding sequence ATGAGGATAGAATGCGTACGAGAAAAATTTGCGGCAGCAGTCCAAAAGGCCGAACGAGTAACTGGAAAGAATCTGACCCTTCCGGTATTAAAGTGCCTCTACCTGAAAGCAGAGCGTGGCAACTTGCTCATCCGGGCAACCAATCTTGACCTCGGCATTGAGATCAACCTGCCTGTGAAAGTGGAAATTCCTGGTTCAGTCGCCATCCCGGGCGCCGTACTCTCAAGCTTCCTCCAGCAGGTGCGCAATGACAAGAACATCATCCTTGAAACCATCGACGGCAACCTCTCAGTATCAACCCAGAACAACTCAACCCTCATCAAGGCATTGCCGCACGACGATTTTCCAACCGTACCAGTGTTCATGAAGGAGAACAGCCTCACCTTGGCTCCAAAAGAGTTTGTGCGCGGCCTTAAAGCCGTCTGGTATGCCTCTGGAACCTCCCAGGTGAAGCCGGAACTCTCCAGTGTATATGTGTTCGCAGATCAGGACGAATTGGTCTTTGTAGCCACCGACTCTTTCCGTCTTGCTGAGAAGCGAGTGCGGGTGAAAAAGGCACAAGACTTCTCTCACGTGCTCATTCCGTTCAAAAACGTCACTGAAATTATGCGTATTCTTGAAGAGATCGATGAAGATGTCGAAATTTCCTTCGACAAAAACCAGATTGCCTTCTCCTCGAGCAATGTGTACCTCACCTCACGTCTCATCGACGGCTCTTTCCCTGATTACAAACAGATTATTCCAAAAGAACACAAAACTGAGGCGACCCTACTCAAGGAAGACCTCGTTAATTCGTTGAAAATGGCGCATATTTTTTCCGACAAATTCAATCAGGTCTCCTTGTCTGTCACACCATCGAAAAAGGCCTTTGAAATGAAGACCAAGAACGCCGAAGTGGGGGAGAATGTAAACAAGCTCAAGGCCAATCTCACCGGTGAGGACATTGATATGAATTTCAATCATAAATACGTCACCGATTGCTTCCAGTCAATCGATTCAGACAGCATTACCCTCCATTTCAACGGCCCTAGTCGTCCGGTAGTGCTCCGTGGTGTGTCCGACAAAACATTCTTGTACTTGGTGATGCCAATGAATCGCTAG